In a single window of the Candidatus Nanosynbacter featherlites genome:
- a CDS encoding Hsp20/alpha crystallin family protein, whose product MARKQDDNLFTDDDLTAAFLDEADLSAPAQAPVAPTIAANEDNWEEDADDLMGQLAVDVFETEGELVIKARTAGVDRNDLDVSISDGILTISGTLSSGDETEVNNWHIQECYWGEFRRTLALPVAVKEEGVKAELKDGVLTITFEKVKQEKAKKIQVL is encoded by the coding sequence ATGGCCCGGAAACAGGACGATAATTTATTTACCGACGACGATTTAACTGCTGCATTTTTGGATGAAGCTGATTTGTCAGCTCCAGCACAAGCACCAGTAGCACCAACCATTGCTGCCAACGAAGACAACTGGGAAGAGGACGCCGATGACCTGATGGGTCAGTTGGCGGTTGACGTTTTTGAGACCGAAGGAGAATTGGTCATCAAAGCGCGCACCGCTGGTGTTGATCGCAACGACCTGGATGTCAGCATCTCTGACGGCATCTTGACCATTTCTGGTACCTTGTCTAGTGGTGACGAGACTGAAGTTAACAACTGGCACATTCAAGAATGTTACTGGGGCGAATTTAGGCGCACCCTAGCTCTTCCAGTTGCAGTCAAGGAAGAGGGCGTGAAAGCAGAACTAAAAGACGGCGTATTGACAATCACCTTTGAAAAAGTAAAACAAGAAAAAGCTAAGAAGATCCAAGTTCTGTAA
- a CDS encoding pilin: MIKRAIVALTLIVTGSFGMAFVNTQPALAGVCDERGRVITLKPWFYNLTSGNSCDLKSPSEVGGFGPYIWRIALNLIEDLFQITGYIAAGYIIYGGFLFITSSGSPDRAARGRKTVFNAIIGLVIAIASVGVVNWVSGALL; the protein is encoded by the coding sequence ATGATCAAACGAGCAATTGTAGCGCTGACCTTGATAGTTACAGGTAGTTTTGGTATGGCGTTCGTCAATACACAGCCTGCTCTGGCTGGTGTTTGTGACGAGCGTGGTCGTGTTATAACTCTAAAACCTTGGTTTTATAACTTAACATCTGGTAATTCGTGTGATTTAAAGAGTCCGAGTGAGGTTGGCGGTTTTGGCCCATACATCTGGCGAATTGCCCTGAACCTCATTGAAGACTTGTTCCAAATCACGGGTTATATTGCAGCAGGATACATCATATACGGTGGTTTTCTGTTCATTACTAGCTCAGGATCGCCAGATCGGGCGGCTCGTGGGCGAAAAACAGTTTTTAATGCCATTATTGGCTTAGTTATAGCTATCGCCTCAGTAGGTGTAGTAAACTGGGTATCAGGAGCATTATTGTAA
- a CDS encoding pilin, with the protein MEKFIVQIVSQLGSPSDVGIPDRKDDKVALQSIANLVFAISAVVAIISIIIYGIMYSVSAGDPGKVSKAKNGIIYSVVGLLVVWCAFVITNYVAGRFN; encoded by the coding sequence ATGGAAAAGTTTATCGTTCAAATTGTTAGCCAACTAGGTTCCCCAAGTGACGTAGGAATTCCTGATCGTAAAGATGATAAGGTGGCATTACAAAGTATAGCGAACCTGGTGTTTGCTATCTCAGCGGTCGTAGCTATCATTTCCATCATCATCTATGGCATTATGTACAGTGTATCCGCTGGCGATCCAGGCAAAGTCTCGAAAGCTAAAAACGGTATCATCTATTCGGTGGTTGGTTTGCTGGTGGTATGGTGCGCTTTTGTTATTACAAATTATGTCGCAGGGAGGTTTAACTAA